CAATGATTCAATGATGTTTTATTCTTGTACTGATGTTGTGTGCTGCTAGTACAGTGACGTAACGTGTACAATTacaaatttgtgaaaaacctgTGATACTATTCAGttactaaaaattttgaaacaaaagttaaattgtaaaataagttCAAAACGTTACTGCAGTCGCATTGGCAGTCATATTGCATACTTATCGGTTTAACCTTGAAATGTTTGTATTCAAGAATGTAAAACTTCTTTTCCAGGATAAGTTAAGCGAGCACAATGCCTTTCAAACCAGCAGACAACCCCAAGTGTCCGAAGTGCGGCAAGTCCGTATACGCGGCTGAAGAGCGTGTAGCCGGCGGACTCAAATGGCACAAGATGTGCTTTAAGTGTGGTACgtattttaagaataaatttaatagccgtgatagcgcagtggatacgacctctgcctccaactccggagggcgtaggttcgaatccggtccggggcatgcacctccaacttttcagttatgatgcattttaagaaattaagaaattaaatatcaagtgtctcacgCACAgtgacacgagctcagcagtgagccgaatatgggttgataatgatgatggtgatgatgataatgatattgattgatgatgataaaattaaaaaaaaaatcaacaaaacaaatttaaaaagcaaaatgTAAACGGACTACAAATTATAGCCGGCATTCGGAGGCAAGTTGGACTAAGAACgtgaaatataatttgaatGGCGGAGAATCGCttgaaattcagattttcacaaatcatcGAATTTTCCGTTATCAAAAGTAGCGTACATGAgtgaaagtttcattaaaaacgGTTCAGTTggtccagagattagcccacACAGACAAAGAGACGAAGAatttaagagtttgtttgtatgtaaataactaaaagcaCAAACACAgtgatttttaaatcacagacagatatttttgattgataaaaaatttataaaaatatatgtaccgACTCTAGCTATCAAAGGATTCCAAGGAcatataatttatcaaaatcggtaTCCAAGCCGTTAACTATTTAGTTAcaagtttattattgtttttatttattatcgtacTAAAGACTAAAGGACACAAGAGAAACACTTtctcacacatacacacatacacacactttcatatttttttatgacgtcTGTTTTTCAAGTCTCAATCGaagtaattttatattcattCCTACAATTTAGTTTATTGGTAAGATGTGATTGTTTCGAGATTCGTTAAATATTTTCCGTCTTAATCTATAAAGTTTTCAATAGTATCAACAATTTAACCGTCAACAATACTCCATTGGGAGGCAATGACTGCCACATCTTCGTGATTTttcaccgacttcaaaaaaaggagggggttctcaattcgacgcatataattttttttaatgtttgttacctcatataattcgtcatttattaaccaattttgtaaaCAGTACCTATTGGTTGGTTCCAAATTGTaatttcagattggtcccattttattttcatgaaagtcggtttaataagtttgcgttaaaatcaaaataactgaaattcgtctttgaaatcggttaTGTAGGGTGGTAACCTCCCATCAGTCAGGTctcacctggaccaattaacaaaacctcaatcagGATGAAAAGTGTTTCATATGTCAAAATTAAATCTGAAAAGTAGCTTGCCTAATAAACTCCtcgccaaactatcattaatgagttaataatggttaataatacgAAATATTTAGGTACTCGCAATACATTTTctaacgtactaaatttgattataaaacagtttttatgcaataaacagataggtgaaagtcgtttctaatacggattttAGACTAACTGCCACAAAACTCCGCCACCGACCTCTTATCtctagttttcatacattttatatggacttgCACACGGCCGGTGATGCTGCCACAAGCCACAAAACGGCGGTTCTAGTTTTAGGTGGCAGCGTTTGTGGTTGTGGCAATTGACATGACTTCTGTTTGAATACAGACACAGAAAAAGTTAGGGAGGGTTTAGTGAAGGGTTGCCACGTTTTGCGGCTGGGACATGATGTCACATGACACCctcaacaaaatattattatgtattaaggGCCTGGACTCTTGTAACCTGTAACTTCCTAAAGCCATCAAGGTTTCTAACATAATATACCTTTCTTTTCTATGAGATTGACCTAACAttctgcttttataaaatgacgcaAGTCTGGCCATCACATGCTCTGAAACCACAATCCGTAAGCAACAAAACCTATCAACCGTAGCTCATCATAATCAATCATAATAAATCATCGTCACTACCAGCCAATgaacgtccactgttggactggataggcctcttgcatggacttccaaacaatatggtttcgagccgccagcattcagcagctccctgcaatccgattgatatcctcagtccacctagtgaggggtcgaccaacactgcgctttccgatgcagggtcgccattccagcaccttggggcctcAAGGTCCATCTTTTCGAACTTGtgccctgcctattgccacatcagctttgcgactcgccgTGCTATGTCAGTAAATTTGGTTcttcagcggatctcctcatttctcacgtcatcatcatttgatcacacagagaaactccacggaagatggagcgagctatgcttggagtttctcaaCCATAGCTAATAGAattcaatttacataatataatgttagGGTACcatagtcaacaaggaacccttaaaGTTTCGACATGcatgtctgtccgtctgtcgaTGAAATGGAAGCAGGTGTTGACCGAGATATATTCAGATAGACCTACTCGTATTAGATACATATTATTACGAAAAAAACTGGGATATATAGGCATAGCTACAGAAAATTCATACGACTGTTGTAGAGGTTAACGACCTTAACTTGTATCTCCGGTTTAGCTTGTATCTCCGGAGAAAAAGAATACAACTAGatacaagaataaataataaatatcgcCACAAATTTATTAGGTAAAGCTCGATAAGTGGCATTAGACCCTTATCGAAGAAAGATACCAGGATTACCAGGCAGGAATTTTTGGGTAAGCTGAAGTATAGGTTCTATGTTATTTCACCGATTCCGGAgcgtgtaggttcgaatccggtctggggcaatcacctcaaacttttcaattgtgtgcattttatgaaattaaatatcacgtgtctcaaacggtgaaggaaaaacatcgtgaggaaacctgcatagcagagaattttgttagttctctgcgtgtgtgaagtttaccaatccgcattgggccagcgtggtggactattcgccctctcattctgagacccctctcattctgagaggacactccagttcagcagtgaaccgaaaaagggttgataatgaatgacgAATGATGTTATTTCACGTtgttttactgtttattttgtaCACAGGACTGTGCCAGAAGTTGCTGGACTCCACCAACTGCTCAGAACACGAAGGCGAACTCTTCTGCAAAGTATGTCACGCGCGTAAATTCGGACCAAAAGGCTACGGTTTCGGCGGCGGTGCTGGCTGCCTATCCATGGACGCCGGCGATCATCTAAAAGCTGAGCAGTAAGTAATCAATTTGTTCACACTCCCGCCGCCCGCGCCTCCGAGGGTCTTTCCTTATCTAAGGTCTATAATTCGACCAGCCTTTGGGCCCGTACGTAACAACATTAACCGCGTGTACATAATCTCATATAAGCAGAAAGTGCGCGATCGGCTGTACATTGTGCGCTGCCCGACACATGCATGACCAGTCTCCGTTTATGTCGCAACAGGAATTGAGCGCCAGCAGCCTCCAGCGGAGCTAGCGGACGTGACACGCATCTCGGCCACCGGCGGTGCTACGCGAACGCCACTGTACTTTAAATTACTCTAGTTAGGATTATTTATTCGCTAtggcttaatttattttgtttatcggtctaagtatataatttataaaaaaatataataaaagagtcGACTACCACTGCCCGAGTTTTTGATAAAAAGAACGCAGTCGAGCCCTGGGTGAGCCCGCCCACCCGGGCGCGGCTCACTCCGGATCGGCTGTTCCCTCCGATAACCTCCCTCGAGCGGAGCGATCCCAATACAGGAGAGCAACGGTGAGAACACAACTTATAAAAGCCTATGCACGGCCTCGCAATTGCTCGAGACGCACCACATACGCATGTACACAAAGACTCTCTTCTTCTCACATTTACGTAACTTTCTCCGCCACTAATTCCGACTAATCATCGCTAACGCTTTTATTCGCCTTAATCGAAGCCAGTTTATGTGATGGGATAAGGAAAGCGCCCTCTGATAAGACGTAGTGTAGCGAGGCTCGACGGCGCGGGCGGTAGGGAGCACTTACCTTCTCCCATTACGGCGGAGGTGCGCCGCCGGCCTGATTAGCTTCGCTACCAACTGTGTGACAGTTTGTATCAGTATAGGGGTACTGGAGAGCTCTGGCGCCCAATAGGCTTTTAACATTTCTTCTTTAATTATTGCTCACCCAAATGACAGCTAACGAGCAGACGATAAAGCGACGTATGTATGTACAGGGGCGTACGCACTAACGGAGCCTGCTTGGAGCCACGTGTGATAGCGAAGGCACCTCCGGGTGAAGGCTGTCCGCGTTGTGGCGGCTACGTGTACGCTGCTGAGCAGATGTTAGCTCGTGGACGGGTAAGGTTCATTCACTGATTTTATACATATTCCACTTTATAGAAGGTACTCAAAACTCTTACGTCGATAAGCAGACTAACGTAATAATATTCAAGGTTCAAggtaataacaattatataaaGTTAACTTAACCTTCAAACACTGTGTCAACTTTAAAACAGCTGTAAAAACCTTAAAATTCAACAAATTGACGATTATATTGATCGACATCATATATGAAAGAGTAAACTTCGTACGTAACATGATATAACAGAAAACTTTTATATCGTAGGGATATCACAGAAGATGCTTTAATTGCAATACTTGTCACAAACCGCTTGATTCCACGATACATTGCGATGGCCcagataaagaaatatattgtcgaggtattgaattaatttttcaacCCGAACGCACGAGTAAATAAGTCCTTGATCGGTTTGGGTGTTAACAGAAACTGTCGATGTGATAACCTCGTGTACCCGCGTCCCTTGCATGACCCCACCTACCCTCATTGTTGAATGTATGTCCAGGGGTGGCACAAGGAGTGCTTCAAATGCGGCGACTGTCAAAAGCGGCTGGACTCGACCAACTGTTGCGAAGGCCCCGACAAAGACATTTACTGCAAAGGTTTGTCCCCTCATCCAATTAGCCTTGCTCTGAAAACTAACCATCTGTAACAATCGTAATTTTACCCACGTTGATTGTGACcctataaataattatctaaaatgAGATAAATACCTATGTATTAATTCTTGCACAGCATGATCGGTCCATGtatgtttatgataataattagtctttTTTTCTCTCTATAGTATGTTATGGAAAGAAGTTTGGGCCTAAAGGATATGGTTATGGCAAGGGCGCCGGAGTATTGCAGTCTGATACTTACACCAATGGGTAAGAAATTCTTAGACAATTAAAGCTTTTTCTAATGAAAGCAGTTTGCCATAAGTTGCAGTATTTTATATGTACTAGGTGCAGCAGACATTAACGCTTCTTTGCTTCTTGTAAACAGAATTTAATAGAAACTTAGTTTAGAACTTCAGTTATTcaataatatatatgatattgaaaatatttgattatagctcgtacgtaataataattactcgtataattaaatataatttattttatacgagCTTTCagtaaacttttacttttagtatAGAAGCGGTTCGGAATCGGttgtagaatattttaaattaatattttgtgtgtTATTAGATGCGATATCAAAATTCGTGTCTATTAGGTAcagttatagatatttttacCGTCTTTGATTAGAATGTTGGAAACAGagcaataattttaaacaacatcAAAGAAGTTAAAGATCCAATACGTCAAGTCACCTTTGTAACTGATCTCAACCACGAGGAagactaataaattaaatgtttctgCGAGATGAtagaataaaagaatatttgtttcCAAATAACTATTAGTCCACAGCAGTCTAATGCGGATTCGCTATTTTCCTTGAGTCTTGACACAGCCATGTTAGGCATGTTAAGGTCTTTGCCATTCCAGAAAAGGGACTTGTTTGTTCACATACTAACCTATACCTAGTACATATACCTACAGTTCTAAAAGGTATCAAGAGATATCAGTGAACTTATTAATATTCTCGTTtttaatatacaggatgctcgggagtataaTTCTaggtttatattctttaagaaaaattaattaaaaatatttaagaaacatgtgttctaaaatgattattttcggagtaaaaaatatttcttttgtaaatagatcttaaattgtgtcctttatacgcatccttataattatgacgaagccaagttttacgtattttgaaatgcaaggatagataaaggcgtgtgttacatagatagactgaattatttgaatttcattgtatgaaaacattaaaaaatttcattttttagtaaaaaaaatattagttatgcgcttcggttcctataagtggacttattaacaccttgaagttatgggaaatactccagaGCACCCCGTATAACTtgtaactatttataaatacttaattaattattctattaACAATAATGTACAgtctcttgtatttttttttctttaacaaaCCTatccttatttttattaaaatgttgtgtgatattttattcataaattattttaatttaaggatTAATCTAGATACACCAACCACTAAAATATATCAGAATGTAGGTGAAAACTTTGACGAATTATATCAAGACAGTTACTACGTGACACATTATTAACATCTCAGGTTACACCGAATGGTTTAGGTTATTTCCATCCACTTTCATAAAAACAACTTATATTACAAACAAGAAATGGCAATGTGCCAACGTGAAAATAGAACGCCCTGTCCGTTCTCGAACGAACTAATTTTACTATGGGCGAGACGAGCGATCTCTTACAACATTTAATCTGATGTAGAGATTCTTCACATtcatcttcttttatttttagtttagatttatattttcatcGTAACAATTGCGTAATGGTTTGTTATTTAAGTTGTCTATCTATGTACATTATTCTTAGTACGATACCTAAGTAGAACAACCATGACCGTATTTCCTTACCGTAAGGTGTAGCTAGTTACGAGTATATCATGTCAATGccctttgtattttatttctcgAGATATAGTTAAAATTAGCAGCGacctatattatataactaacATCTTTGGTTTCAAAGCAGTTAAAAGCAGAACCATTTATTCCTACTCATAGCAAGTAGAgctatatttacttttattaattagctTTCAGCTTTAGCTTTTTATTAGCTTAAGCTTACTCGTAACTCAAAGATTTTCCACGTCCTGTCACACAGTTCCTCCGAAGTACTTAGATActtaccaaattaaaaaaatacatgaccCCCATGTAGAAAAATTTTATCCCCCGATAGACtagacaaattaattaataattaataggtGCGCGTACAGCAAACTATCTATCTGGCGTGAAAGTAGAATACAGAATACtagtgaaaatataaaactaccCACATATTTAAATACTGTAGGTACACATTTTTAGGTAAAA
This window of the Bicyclus anynana chromosome 6, ilBicAnyn1.1, whole genome shotgun sequence genome carries:
- the LOC112052465 gene encoding muscle LIM protein 1 isoform X5 translates to MPFKPADNPKCPKCGKSVYAAEERVAGGLKWHKMCFKCGLCQKLLDSTNCSEHEGELFCKVCHARKFGPKGYGFGGGAGCLSMDAGDHLKAEQN
- the LOC112052465 gene encoding muscle LIM protein 1 isoform X3, which produces MPFKPADNPKCPKCGKSVYAAEERVAGGLKWHKMCFKCGLCQKLLDSTNCSEHEGELFCKVCHARKFGPKGYGFGGGAGCLSMDAGDHLKAEQGVRTNGACLEPRVIAKAPPGEGCPRCGGYVYAAEQMLARGRGYHRRCFNCNTCHKPLDSTIHCDGPDKEIYCRVTLHLKPPGLR
- the LOC112052465 gene encoding muscle LIM protein 1 isoform X4 — protein: MPFKPADNPKCPKCGKSVYAAEERVAGGLKWHKMCFKCGLCQKLLDSTNCSEHEGELFCKVCHARKFGPKGYGFGGGAGCLSMDAGDHLKAEQGVRTNGACLEPRVIAKAPPGEGCPRCGGYVYAAEQMLARGRYVMERSLGLKDMVMARAPEYCSLILTPMVTLHLKPPGLR